A part of Crassostrea angulata isolate pt1a10 chromosome 5, ASM2561291v2, whole genome shotgun sequence genomic DNA contains:
- the LOC128186033 gene encoding ganglioside GM2 activator-like, with the protein MISLVVLLVALFSVEAKHLVYRDCNSSPNKIAHVTSAHLNPFPVVVPGDLTGDIVVQAPRLVEGNHYKLDVHIQKHALFWITVPCISNVGSCSYNLCDLLGPNTTECAPQLKSQNLPCHCPFQPGTYTLQPATFKVPEMSGIWSWLASGDYRVDAKITDTNTGEEVACYHVEVSATQPPCSGFLCNIFG; encoded by the exons ATGATCTCTCTCGTCGTCCTGCTCGTAGCTCTCTTCTCTGTGGAGGCTAAACACTTGGTTTACAGAGACTGCA ACAGTAGTCCCAACAAAATTGCCCATGTCACCTCAGCTCACTTGAACCCTTTCCCCGTGGTTGTACCCGGAGATTTGACAGGAGATATTGTTGTCCAAGCCCCTAGGTTGGTGGAGGGGAACCACTACAAGCTAGATGTCCACATCCAGAAGCACGCTTTATTCTGGATCACTGTTCCATGCATCTCAAACGTTGGAAGCTG TTCCTATAACTTATGCGATCTCCTCGGACCTAACACCACAGAATGTGCCCCTCAACTGAAATCTCAGAACCTGCCATGCCATTGCCCCTTCCAACCCGGAACCTACACCTTACAACCAGCTACCTTCAAAGTCCCCGAAATGAGCGGCATATGGTCTTGGTTGGCCTCT GGTGACTATCGCGTGGACGCTAAAATCACTGATACAAATACCGGAGAAGAGGTTGCTTGTTATCACGTGGAGGTTTCCGCCACCCAGCCCCCATGTAGCGGCTTCCTCTGTAACATTTTTGGTTAA